One genomic window of Cannabis sativa cultivar Pink pepper isolate KNU-18-1 chromosome 2, ASM2916894v1, whole genome shotgun sequence includes the following:
- the LOC115718586 gene encoding geranylgeranyl diphosphate reductase, chloroplastic-like produces the protein MMAAQAGFSLSLQTHRPRMAASNSVKLPSISGRKLRVAVIGGGPAGSSAAEALASGGIETFLLERAPSAAKPCGGAIPLCMLDEFQIPSHLIDRRVTRMKIISPSNLVVDFGQTLLPNEYIAMLRREVLDSFLRSRAESAGASLISGLVTSLEVPTSKNAPYVINYVATGEARRERLSVDVVIGADGANSRVAKSIGAGDYVSAIAFQERIRLPDNKMEYYENCAEMYLGNDVSPDFYAWVFPKCDHVAVGTGTVRAKKDIMAYQRAIRERASPKISGGKVIKVEAHPIPEHPRPVRVRGRVALVGDAAGYVTKCSGEGIYFAAKSGRMCGEGIVRASERGQKMIEEEDLKRNYLKEWDRQYVTTFRFLDLLQRVFYGNNAAREALVELCGDEYVQRMTFESYLYKKLADGNRWKDAKMLVNTVGSLMRCSIMGRNTEVLSL, from the coding sequence ATGATGGCGGCACAAGCCGGCTTTTCACTCTCGCTTCAAACCCACCGCCCTCGCATGGCGGCTTCCAACTCGGTGAAGCTGCCATCGATCTCCGGCCGTAAGCTTCGAGTCGCTGTGATCGGTGGTGGTCCAGCTGGATCTTCAGCCGCCGAAGCTCTTGCCTCCGGTGGCATTGAGACATTCCTCTTAGAACGAGCTCCTTCCGCCGCCAAGCCTTGCGGTGGTGCAATCCCTCTATGTATGCTCGACGAGTTTCAGATCCCATCTCACCTTATCGACCGCCGCGTCACCCGAATGAAAATCATCTCACCTTCAAACCTCGTCGTTGACTTCGGTCAAACCCTGCTCCCCAACGAGTACATAGCAATGCTCCGTCGCGAGGTCCTCGATTCGTTTCTCCGCTCACGCGCCGAGTCAGCCGGCGCGTCCCTTATCTCCGGTCTCGTCACGAGTCTCGAGGTTCCGACCTCGAAGAACGCGCCGTACGTCATAAACTACGTAGCCACCGGCGAGGCTCGCCGGGAGCGGCTCTCGGTGGACGTCGTCATTGGAGCCGACGGTGCAAATAGCCGAGTCGCGAAGTCGATCGGTGCCGGTGATTACGTCAGCGCCATTGCGTTCCAGGAGAGGATCAGATTGCCGGACAATAAAATGGAGTATTATGAGAACTGTGCTGAGATGTATTTGGGAAACGACGTGTCGCCCGACTTTTACGCTTGGGTATTCCCCAAATGCGACCACGTGGCAGTAGGTACGGGTACCGTGCGGGCCAAGAAAGATATCATGGCCTATCAAAGGGCTATTAGGGAAAGGGCCAGCCCCAAGATTAGTGGTGGCAAGGTTATAAAGGTGGAGGCCCACCCGATCCCCGAGCACCCTCGACCGGTGAGAGTACGCGGTCGAGTGGCGCTCGTGGGCGATGCGGCGGGGTACGTGACTAAATGTTCCGGAGAAGGAATTTATTTTGCTGCGAAATCGGGAAGAATGTGTGGAGAAGGAATTGTTAGGGCATCAGAACGCGGTCAAAAGATgattgaagaagaagatttgAAAAGGAATTATTTGAAGGAATGGGATAGACAATATGTAACAACATTTAGGTTTTTGGATTTGTTGCAAAGAGTGTTTTATGGTAATAATGCTGCAAGGGAGGCTTTGGTAGAGCTTTGTGGGGATGAGTATGTGCAAAGAATGACGTTTGAGAGTTATTTGTATAAGAAATTAGCCGACGGTAATAGATGGAAGGATGCTAAAATGTTAGTTAATACAGTTGGAAGTTTGATGAGGTGTAGTATTATGGGGAGGAATACGGAGGTTTTAAgtttatag
- the LOC115718588 gene encoding GDSL esterase/lipase At1g71250-like — MREVLVLDNGVFFCFFMVMGFLCIGSHGQRIPLFPARRNVSALYVLGDSSVDCGTNTLFYSRLHRNLSLIPCNGADGNLLPHLLAEKMGLPYALSFYTQNGSIGDLMTGLNFGSAQATIMNPSSQGYQSLNQQLRQVFEMMELLQLQLSPNMALRFVRSSVYYLSFGKDDYINFYLSSNSNSGSSVGAPKYSNHEFAHILVSEMINVVRSLHDMKIRKIICQGILPLGCTPRMAFESFDFEASQHRRRGCWEKVNRMVLEFNIMLEEKIIELNEEMPDAHILFFDVYQGIKEIIAKPERYGFDDVKSACCGLGLYGASIGCLSLEMACNNTRSHVWWDLYNPTKAVNSLLADSAWSGHPFSGLSRPMNIQDLLL, encoded by the exons ATGAGAGAGGTGTTGGTTCTTGATAATGGTGTCTTCTTCTGTTTCTTCATGGTTATGGGGTTTCTATGTATCGGTTCTCATGGCCAAAGGATTCCATTATTCCCCGCAAGAAGAAATGTCTCTGCTTTGTACGTACTTGGGGATTCTTCGGTCGATTGTGGAACCAACACTCTTTTCTATTCTCGCCTTCATCGAAATCTCTCCCTAATTCCTTGCAATGGCGCTGATGGCAATCTTCTTCCTCATCTTCTTG CTGAGAAGATGGGCTTGCCATATGCATTGTCATTCTACACTCAAAATGGTTCAATTGGAGACCTAATGACAGGACTCAATTTTGGCTCTGCACAAGCCACAATAATGAACCCCAGCAGCCAAGGCTACCAATCTCTTAACCAACAGCTTCGCCAAGTTTTCGAGATGATGGAGCTCTTGCAGCTTCAGCTCAGCCCGAACATGGCGCTTCGGTTTGTTAGATCCTCCGTTTATTACCTTTCATTTGGGAAAGATGACTACATTAACTTCTACCTGAGTAGTAATAGTAACAGTGGTTCCTCTGTTGGAGCACCAAAGTACAGTAACCATGAATTTGCTCACATTTTGGTATCTGAAATGATCAATGTTGTGAGGAGTCTTCATGATATGAAAATCAGGAAGATCATATGCCAGGGGATATTGCCTTTGGGTTGCACTCCTAGAATGGCGTTTGAATCATTTGACTTTGAAGCTAGTCAACACAGGAGAAGAGGATGTTGGGAAAAGGTTAATAGAATGGTTCTTGAGTTCAATATAATGTTGGAGGAGAAAATTATAGAGCTTAATGAAGAAATGCCTGATGCCCATATACTCTTCTTTGATGTTTATCAAGGGATCAAAGAGATCATAGCTAAACCAGAGCGCTATG GATTTGATGATGTGAAGAGTGCTTGTTGTGGACTGGGGTTGTACGGTGCATCAATTGGGTGTCTATCTTTGGAGATGGCTTGCAACAACACTAGAAGCCATGTGTGGTGGGACCTATACAACCCCACCAAAGCAGTCAACTCCTTGTTGGCTGATTCTGCTTGGTCTGGCCACCCCTTTTCTGGCCTCTCCCGCCCAATGAATATCCAAGATTTGCTCCTCTGA